The proteins below are encoded in one region of Halocatena salina:
- a CDS encoding MBL fold metallo-hydrolase, with product MGARNDTDGLRVDVIDVGQGESILLEGPTGETMLIDSGDYRDRGEQVLAHLDDRGIDSLDHLVATHYDADHIGGHAMIVEEFGQDRIGTAYCPSQKGVNTKNSKTKSRYKDALKANNLEEIALHEGDSINVDGITVEVLNPSPEINSKKQNQNSLALQATYDEKSVLLTGDVEGEAETRLVEEHADQLSTVDSLKVTHHGAENGTDSESLAHTQPDSLIISSGLDNRYTTEKNDYDAHPHDETLKRISDHEDDIDCYWTAYHGTTSLRIEDGELQIEAAHGQQALSEVDLAALKYYGREHDLDNEQLAEIEEFPFADLPGETPKWACEAPIVDTSQALSQVADNETETEQTAPQTEQIAEADVGGMNQSISERIDNATDQNDLEGATLHVTPTENTDVDASFSEGDITLSIADDAQTTDGTKVDISPSDDDFELSTGDDGTLTVALDEATGTTMEVSPGAEDDADFSFGDDLTLAFDDSEVRVSPGEEDIQLRPGDDGAVQMAVGDGYLTNEPSNDPATDQTTGATGLDDTEETERDEATASKDTKEAANGLATEAVPNESTDNEPQEPEEGVTAAGANGDDSSGESDVDEHTVDKPSSLPRWMDLDYDGLVSSVDSNSKWVDSKPPKFADPWLTAPERESDERTNGRDRATETTPQSNDERNADRDDADPTLTDSGPSSGDPSIG from the coding sequence TTCTCGCCCATCTGGATGATCGTGGAATTGACTCTCTTGATCATCTTGTCGCTACCCATTATGATGCCGATCATATTGGTGGCCATGCAATGATTGTTGAGGAATTTGGGCAAGACAGGATTGGAACGGCATACTGTCCCTCTCAAAAAGGCGTCAACACAAAGAACTCTAAGACAAAGAGCCGGTATAAAGATGCGCTTAAAGCAAATAACCTTGAGGAGATAGCGCTTCACGAAGGGGATTCAATCAATGTTGACGGAATCACTGTGGAGGTGTTGAATCCATCTCCAGAGATAAATAGTAAAAAACAAAACCAAAACAGTCTCGCTCTTCAAGCCACCTACGATGAAAAGAGCGTTCTACTCACGGGAGATGTTGAAGGTGAGGCTGAAACCCGATTAGTCGAAGAGCATGCTGATCAACTCAGTACTGTTGATAGTCTCAAGGTGACCCACCACGGGGCAGAAAATGGAACAGATTCCGAATCACTTGCCCACACACAGCCGGACTCACTGATTATCTCCAGTGGACTGGACAATCGGTATACGACAGAGAAAAACGACTACGATGCGCATCCCCACGACGAGACGCTTAAACGAATCTCCGATCATGAGGATGACATCGATTGCTACTGGACCGCATACCACGGGACGACAAGCCTCCGCATCGAAGACGGTGAGCTACAAATTGAGGCAGCCCACGGCCAGCAAGCGCTCTCAGAAGTCGACCTAGCCGCCCTAAAATACTACGGGCGAGAGCACGATCTCGACAATGAGCAACTGGCCGAGATTGAGGAGTTCCCGTTTGCTGATTTACCAGGGGAGACGCCCAAGTGGGCATGTGAGGCTCCCATTGTCGACACGAGTCAGGCATTGTCACAAGTAGCAGACAACGAGACCGAAACGGAACAGACAGCGCCCCAGACCGAGCAGATAGCGGAGGCCGACGTTGGTGGGATGAACCAGTCCATCAGTGAGAGAATAGATAACGCCACAGACCAAAACGATCTCGAGGGAGCCACCCTCCACGTCACTCCCACCGAGAACACCGATGTCGACGCTTCGTTTAGCGAGGGCGATATCACCCTGTCGATCGCCGATGACGCACAGACGACAGACGGTACCAAAGTTGACATATCACCAAGTGATGATGACTTCGAACTATCGACAGGCGACGATGGGACACTCACAGTAGCGCTTGACGAAGCTACTGGCACTACGATGGAAGTTTCTCCGGGGGCGGAGGATGACGCTGACTTCTCGTTTGGAGATGATCTGACGCTCGCGTTCGATGATAGTGAGGTTCGGGTCTCGCCTGGAGAGGAGGACATTCAGCTGCGTCCCGGCGACGACGGTGCCGTTCAGATGGCTGTTGGCGACGGGTACCTCACCAACGAGCCGAGCAACGACCCGGCGACAGACCAAACCACCGGCGCGACGGGTCTCGATGATACCGAAGAAACGGAACGAGACGAAGCAACAGCGTCAAAGGACACCAAGGAAGCAGCTAACGGATTAGCTACCGAGGCAGTACCTAACGAGAGCACGGACAACGAACCCCAAGAGCCAGAAGAGGGAGTGACAGCGGCCGGAGCAAACGGAGACGACTCATCCGGCGAGTCCGACGTGGATGAGCACACCGTGGACAAGCCTAGCAGCCTTCCACGGTGGATGGATCTCGACTACGATGGTCTCGTATCGTCCGTGGACTCGAACAGTAAATGGGTGGATTCGAAGCCCCCCAAATTTGCCGATCCATGGCTGACAGCGCCGGAACGAGAATCTGACGAACGTACGAACGGGCGTGACCGTGCCACTGAGACCACGCCCCAATCCAATGATGAAAGAAATGCAGACCGCGACGATGCTGACCCCACCCTAACTGACAGTGGACCCAGCAGCGGTGATCCCAGTATCGGATAG